CGGCCATTGATTGTGCACGCCGTCAATGAGCACCTTGGGGATATACAGAGCCACCAGGGTTCTTAAGGAAATCAGTAGGGTTTGCCCCACCACGGCTATGAGGTACAGCTTGTCCAAGCGACCCATGCGTTTTAAAAAAGACCAGACCATTTTAAACTTCTTCATTTGCGGCCTCCTTATAGTACTTGCCCTGAACCCGGAACATATTGGCATATAATCCATTCTTGGCCATGAGCTCCTCATGGGTTCCCGCCTCGGCAATATCCCGTCCGGCCAGGAGAAGAATGCGGTCACAGAATCGGGTAGAGGCTAAGCGATGGGAGATATAGAGTGCGGTCTTGTGATTAACCAAGTCATTGAACTGAGAGTAAATGGCTTGCTCCGCCAAAGCATCCAGGGCTGCGGTGGGCTCATCCATGATGACCATGTTGCCATCCTTGAAGAGGGCTCTGGCCACTGTCAGCTTCTGAGCCTCTCCGCCGGAGAGATTCAGGGCATCATCGTAGACGTGCTTATTCAGCTTCTGTTCAAGGCCTTGGGGCATCTCCAGAACTCGCTCCTTGAGTCCGGCCATATCCAGAGCTTGCCAAACGGGCTCATCCCCCTGCCCCAGCTCCTTGAGTCGCTCCTCTTCGATGATGATATTGGTCTTGACATCAAAGGGCAGTACCACCACATCCTGGAACACGCAGGAGAACATGGCGTAAAGTGCCTTTTTACTAAAGCGACTCTGGGGAATATCGTTTAAGAAAATCTCCCCTTTTTGAGGGCGGAATAAGCCGGTCAAGAGCTTGACCAAAGTGGTCTTACCGGCCCCGTTGACCCCGACTATGGCCAGCTTTTCCTCCGGCTGGATGGTGAAGCTTAAGTCCTCAAACACCGGGGTGTCCGAGCCGGGATAGGTAAAGCCGACGTTTCGGAATTCCACCTTGAGGGGGCCCACCAGAGGCTCATTGATATCCCCCAGTCCATCGCCCAAATCCGAGGCAAGAAACTTTTGAGCCGCATCCACATAGCGGGATTCCGCCTTGACCTTAGAAATATCATCCACGGTTTCGGTTAAGAGCAGGCTCAAGGTGGCCGCTGCGGATAAGAGCATGGCAAAGGTGGCCACGGGCATGCCTCGGCGGGCGCCATAGATCAAGCTGCCGTAGAGCAGCATATCGCTGATGATGCCGGCCAAAACCGCCCACAGCCCCCATTTAAACTCCTTGTTTTGATACAGCGTTATGAGATCCATAATCCGACCGATCTCCTGCTTGTAGCCCTTTTTTAAAAGATCGGCCAAAGCGAAGATGCGGATGTCCTTGCCAAAGGTGAAATCCGAGGTCTTAAAGGCATAGTGGGAGACGCGACGCTGGGCGCTTTGCTCCTTTTTGCGGCCTTCAAACCTCATTTTCTGAGCCGCATTGCGAACCCAATAGGCCACCCCCACGTGAAGCATCAGACCAAGCAACACCAAGGGCTGGTACCAGGCGATGAGACCGGTCAACAGCAGGATGGAAATCCACACCGCCGGCATTTTAAAGGCCATGTGCAGGAGATATTCATAGCCTGTGTTGTTGCTGGAGGTGCATTGTAAGGTGCTCTCCACGCCATTGAGAAAAGCTTCGTTCTCCCAATAGGGGTAGTCCATCTCCAGGAGCTTGCGATCCAGTTTAGCCATGTAGTTGAGGCGCACCAAGGAAAAACGACTCTTGGAATAGCCATCGGCCAAAGCCATCATGGAAGATGCCACCACCATGATGACAAAGTAAACCAAGGCCAGAACCAACAATTGGTTTAACCCGCTCTTCACCACCAGGGCAGAGATGATGCGCTGTTGAAACAGCACCGGAAAGTAGTTCACCACCACAGCACCCAAGGTTCCCAAAACAATACTCACCGTCAGCCAGGGATTCTCCTTGTGCATGTTCTGCAGGGCTCCCAGCCAAATTCGCCAGAGAGATTTCACCTGCTCCTTTTCTTTTAATTTCCCCATATAATCCCCTCCTATAAAAGATCGTCGAGCTGATCCCTCAGCCGCCGGATCGTCTCCAGATTTAGTCTAAAGTATGGCCTCTTATGATCCTCACTAATTCTGACTTTCAGCAGTTCCACGTTTACTAAGCTGTTGAGATGATAGGACACGGTACTGGGCTTTAAATTTACCAACCGAGTCAACTCACTGAGATAGAACTCCTCATGCTTACAGGCCAAAAGCAATTGATAACGCACTGGGTCCCCCAAAACCTTTAGTAAATTAGCCTTGGCAGGAATGGACAGGCGATCCGCCTGTTGCTCCACGATATCCAATGCCAGCATACCAATGGTCATCACCGAGGGATCCAGGCCGATGTCCACGAAGGAAGCCCTATTGGGGTAAATGATGGCGATGTAGAGAGCATCCACGTCCAAATTCCCCTCGTTCAGGCCCTCTCCCGCCAACCGGGTAAAATCCGACGCCTGAAAGGAGGCGACTGCCCGCTCAAAGATTGACCAGACGTCCCCAACGTTTTTTCGGATCACTTCCACCACGTCACGGAGGAAACTCTCCAACATGACCAAGCGCTCATCAAAGTGAACATACAAGTCCAAGGAATAGGCTAAAAACTTAGGATCGTCCGTCTCCTGAGAAAAAGCGGCATAGGCATCCTCCAGGGTCACCGTCTCCGGATCAAGCTCAGGAAATTCACTCTCCTCATCGGTTATGAGGCTACTGAAAAAAAGCTGTTTCTTTTCCGCCGGACTATTAAAACAGCCTCTCTTTTCATAATCCATAAACAGGGCTACGGATTGAAGGAGACTGCAATGGCTGACAACCACTCCCTTATAGAACTTCTTGATAAGCTCTCCGGCCGGGTGTGAATCCAGCAAGTTTCGAGTCTCTTCCACCACGACTTTCTCAAACTTTTTAAAGGCCGCGATATCCCTAGCCAGTTGACTGTCCTTGTCCACGGCCCGACTCCTCAAGAGCTCATCGTCCTCCAAGGCCTTACGAACCAAGGCCTCCGCCTCCAAATACCAGTGAGGCTCAGCCTCAGGTTTCAGATTTCCCCACTCATCTTTTATTTTCATCGAACGCCTCCTTTTAATTTTATCTAAATATAGAATAGACCACCTTTAGATAAATGTCAACTAATGGATTCAACTTTCATCTAAATCCTTGTTCATGATTCTTTTACGGACCTTGGGATAAATTAAGGAATGCAAGTC
The sequence above is a segment of the Peptoniphilaceae bacterium AMB_02 genome. Coding sequences within it:
- a CDS encoding winged helix-turn-helix domain-containing protein, with product MKIKDEWGNLKPEAEPHWYLEAEALVRKALEDDELLRSRAVDKDSQLARDIAAFKKFEKVVVEETRNLLDSHPAGELIKKFYKGVVVSHCSLLQSVALFMDYEKRGCFNSPAEKKQLFFSSLITDEESEFPELDPETVTLEDAYAAFSQETDDPKFLAYSLDLYVHFDERLVMLESFLRDVVEVIRKNVGDVWSIFERAVASFQASDFTRLAGEGLNEGNLDVDALYIAIIYPNRASFVDIGLDPSVMTIGMLALDIVEQQADRLSIPAKANLLKVLGDPVRYQLLLACKHEEFYLSELTRLVNLKPSTVSYHLNSLVNVELLKVRISEDHKRPYFRLNLETIRRLRDQLDDLL
- a CDS encoding ABC transporter ATP-binding protein, translated to MGKLKEKEQVKSLWRIWLGALQNMHKENPWLTVSIVLGTLGAVVVNYFPVLFQQRIISALVVKSGLNQLLVLALVYFVIMVVASSMMALADGYSKSRFSLVRLNYMAKLDRKLLEMDYPYWENEAFLNGVESTLQCTSSNNTGYEYLLHMAFKMPAVWISILLLTGLIAWYQPLVLLGLMLHVGVAYWVRNAAQKMRFEGRKKEQSAQRRVSHYAFKTSDFTFGKDIRIFALADLLKKGYKQEIGRIMDLITLYQNKEFKWGLWAVLAGIISDMLLYGSLIYGARRGMPVATFAMLLSAAATLSLLLTETVDDISKVKAESRYVDAAQKFLASDLGDGLGDINEPLVGPLKVEFRNVGFTYPGSDTPVFEDLSFTIQPEEKLAIVGVNGAGKTTLVKLLTGLFRPQKGEIFLNDIPQSRFSKKALYAMFSCVFQDVVVLPFDVKTNIIIEEERLKELGQGDEPVWQALDMAGLKERVLEMPQGLEQKLNKHVYDDALNLSGGEAQKLTVARALFKDGNMVIMDEPTAALDALAEQAIYSQFNDLVNHKTALYISHRLASTRFCDRILLLAGRDIAEAGTHEELMAKNGLYANMFRVQGKYYKEAANEEV